A genomic region of Vitis vinifera cultivar Pinot Noir 40024 chromosome 7, ASM3070453v1 contains the following coding sequences:
- the LOC100252712 gene encoding uncharacterized protein LOC100252712 isoform X1, with amino-acid sequence MESGSEKSSLSGSMKENKSRNWALSPSNAVYHFGASGISVATATAITHPLDVLKVRLQMQLVGGRGPLNGMGRIFVEVVKKEGPKSLYLGLMPALTRSVLYGGLRLGLYEPSKYVCKWAFGSTNLLLKIASGVFSGALATALTNPMEVLKVRLQMKSNLRRGAIGEMCKIISEEGIKALWKGVGPAMVRAGALTASQLATYDETKQILMRWTPLEEGFHLHLISSTVAGGLSTLITAPMDMIKTRLMLQRESKVAGNYKNGFHCAYQVILTEGPRALYKGGFATFARLGPQTTITFILLEKLREFAGLNAI; translated from the exons ATGGAGAGCGGGTCGGAGAAATCTTCACTTTCAG GTTCTATGAAAGAGAATAAAAGTCGGAATTGGGCGTTGTCACCATCCAATGCTGTTTATCACTTTGGTGCTAGTGGAATTTCAGTTGCAACTGCAACTGCTATCACTCATCCTTTAG ATGTTCTTAAAGTTAGGTTGCAGATGCAACTTGTTGGTGGAAGAGGTCCCTTGAATGGAATG GGACGGATTTTTGTTGAAGTGGTGAAGAAAGAAGGACCTAAGTCTTTGTATCTGGGATTGATGCCAGCATTGACAAGGTCGGTTCTGTATGGAGGTCTCCGTTTAGGGTTGTATGAACCTTCAAAATATGTGTGCAAGTGGGCTTTTGGGTCAACTAATCTATTGCTTAAGATTGCATCTGGAGTATTCTCTGGTGCCCTAGCTACTGCGCTGACCAATCCAATGGAAGTTCTAAAG GTGCGCTTGCAGATGAAGTCAAACTTGAGAAGAGGAGCAATTGGTGAAATGTGCAAAATTATATCAGAAGAGGGAATAAAAGCTCTTTGGAAGGGAGTTGGCCCTGCTATGGTCAGGGCTGGTGCTTTGACTGCATCACAGCTAGCAACATATGATGAAACCAAGCAG ATTTTAATGAGGTGGACACCTCTTGAAGAAGGATTTCATCTGCATCTCAT CTCAAGCACAGTTGCTGGAGGATTGAGTACCCTTATTACTGCACCCATGGACATGATTAAAACCCGTCTCATGTTGCAACGAGAATCTAAAGTAGCTGGGAACTATAAAAATGGATTTCATTGCGCATACCAG GTAATACTTACTGAAGGCCCCAGGGCACTTTACAAAGG GGGCTTTGCAACCTTTGCAAGATTGGGTCCGCAGACTACAATCACCTTTATCCTCCTGGAGAAGCTGAGAGAGTTTGCTGGACTGAATGCCATCTAG
- the LOC100252712 gene encoding uncharacterized protein LOC100252712 isoform X2 produces the protein MESGSEKSSLSDVLKVRLQMQLVGGRGPLNGMGRIFVEVVKKEGPKSLYLGLMPALTRSVLYGGLRLGLYEPSKYVCKWAFGSTNLLLKIASGVFSGALATALTNPMEVLKVRLQMKSNLRRGAIGEMCKIISEEGIKALWKGVGPAMVRAGALTASQLATYDETKQILMRWTPLEEGFHLHLISSTVAGGLSTLITAPMDMIKTRLMLQRESKVAGNYKNGFHCAYQVILTEGPRALYKGGFATFARLGPQTTITFILLEKLREFAGLNAI, from the exons ATGGAGAGCGGGTCGGAGAAATCTTCACTTTCAG ATGTTCTTAAAGTTAGGTTGCAGATGCAACTTGTTGGTGGAAGAGGTCCCTTGAATGGAATG GGACGGATTTTTGTTGAAGTGGTGAAGAAAGAAGGACCTAAGTCTTTGTATCTGGGATTGATGCCAGCATTGACAAGGTCGGTTCTGTATGGAGGTCTCCGTTTAGGGTTGTATGAACCTTCAAAATATGTGTGCAAGTGGGCTTTTGGGTCAACTAATCTATTGCTTAAGATTGCATCTGGAGTATTCTCTGGTGCCCTAGCTACTGCGCTGACCAATCCAATGGAAGTTCTAAAG GTGCGCTTGCAGATGAAGTCAAACTTGAGAAGAGGAGCAATTGGTGAAATGTGCAAAATTATATCAGAAGAGGGAATAAAAGCTCTTTGGAAGGGAGTTGGCCCTGCTATGGTCAGGGCTGGTGCTTTGACTGCATCACAGCTAGCAACATATGATGAAACCAAGCAG ATTTTAATGAGGTGGACACCTCTTGAAGAAGGATTTCATCTGCATCTCAT CTCAAGCACAGTTGCTGGAGGATTGAGTACCCTTATTACTGCACCCATGGACATGATTAAAACCCGTCTCATGTTGCAACGAGAATCTAAAGTAGCTGGGAACTATAAAAATGGATTTCATTGCGCATACCAG GTAATACTTACTGAAGGCCCCAGGGCACTTTACAAAGG GGGCTTTGCAACCTTTGCAAGATTGGGTCCGCAGACTACAATCACCTTTATCCTCCTGGAGAAGCTGAGAGAGTTTGCTGGACTGAATGCCATCTAG